From Alphaproteobacteria bacterium, the proteins below share one genomic window:
- a CDS encoding peptide deformylase produces MATLHYVSQNNHPPNHRSLHPAIVDCSHNSLRETSKPIDLNNRSEAEQVWRKMESIMEELRTIHDFRNSLGLSAIQIGIPLRMCIIWTPQRGYIHMANPEILEASAQVSSEYEGCLSFFDVRGRVARPYGILTRYLQKDFTTKEQAFTSWSARIIQHEIDHMNGIIYTDRMQAGERPIAYEDYLVLKMAG; encoded by the coding sequence ATGGCTACATTACATTATGTTTCACAAAACAACCATCCACCGAACCATCGCAGTCTGCACCCGGCGATTGTCGATTGTTCCCATAATTCCTTACGCGAAACTTCCAAACCGATAGATCTAAATAACCGCAGCGAAGCAGAACAAGTCTGGCGCAAAATGGAATCTATTATGGAAGAATTGCGAACCATTCACGATTTTCGCAATTCGTTGGGGCTGTCTGCCATACAAATAGGCATTCCGTTACGCATGTGCATTATTTGGACACCGCAACGCGGATACATACACATGGCTAATCCAGAAATTCTGGAAGCCAGCGCCCAAGTATCCAGTGAATATGAAGGTTGCCTTAGCTTCTTTGATGTTCGCGGCCGCGTGGCGCGTCCTTACGGTATCTTAACGCGTTATTTGCAAAAAGATTTCACCACTAAGGAGCAAGCTTTTACTTCCTGGTCGGCGCGAATCATTCAGCATGAAATTGATCACATGAATGGCATTATTTATACCGACCGCATGCAAGCCGGCGAACGGCCGATTGCCTATGAAGATTATCTGGTTCTGAAAATGGCCGGATAG